A portion of the Bifidobacterium lemurum genome contains these proteins:
- a CDS encoding glycoside hydrolase family 3 N-terminal domain-containing protein has product MPMSRNSQRNGSHIALAIIAVFVALALVIAAIIVWPRVSMRLQRPDDGANIARNDADVEPSHDALPRAAAPTPDTSAEAKARRAVAAMGMDERVGQLVMAPLYAGTDPSVLWDLIANQHVGSVLIIGNWNDGVSSVRSATDALQSYAPQSNRLLMTTDQEGGLVQHLQGPGFDAMPSAVEQGTMDVDQLRRSAAVWGAQLAQAGINVDLAPVLGTVTIDRMANEPIGMLDRDFGLDADGNARHGIAFVQGMRDAGIATSVKHYPGLGSVNGNTDFTADGILDVTTTLDGAEIGAFDTAIEQSDPGMVMMSLATYQAIDPDNPAVFSSTLIDGHLRGDLGYEGVVTSDSMSATALSGFSPDELGVRMVDAGGDLACVGVLDYVQPILDGLKRRAASDPEFADKVTRSAQRVMTLKYEMGLAVEG; this is encoded by the coding sequence ATGCCCATGTCTCGAAATTCCCAGCGCAACGGCTCGCATATCGCGCTCGCCATTATCGCCGTGTTCGTCGCTCTCGCCTTGGTGATCGCCGCCATCATCGTATGGCCGCGGGTGTCGATGCGGCTTCAGCGGCCGGACGACGGCGCGAATATCGCGCGCAACGACGCCGACGTCGAGCCTTCGCATGACGCGTTGCCCCGCGCCGCCGCGCCCACGCCCGATACCTCCGCCGAGGCCAAGGCCAGACGCGCCGTGGCCGCCATGGGCATGGACGAACGCGTGGGGCAGCTGGTGATGGCGCCGCTGTATGCGGGAACCGACCCGTCCGTTCTGTGGGATCTGATCGCGAACCAGCATGTCGGATCGGTGCTGATCATCGGCAACTGGAACGATGGGGTCTCCAGCGTGCGGTCGGCGACGGACGCGTTGCAAAGCTACGCTCCACAATCCAACCGACTGCTGATGACCACCGACCAGGAGGGCGGTCTTGTCCAGCATCTGCAGGGGCCCGGTTTCGACGCCATGCCGTCGGCCGTCGAGCAGGGCACGATGGATGTCGACCAGCTGCGGCGATCCGCCGCGGTGTGGGGCGCGCAGCTCGCGCAGGCGGGCATCAACGTGGATCTGGCCCCGGTGCTGGGCACGGTGACGATCGACCGCATGGCGAACGAGCCGATCGGCATGCTCGACCGTGATTTCGGGTTGGACGCGGACGGCAACGCGCGGCACGGCATCGCCTTCGTCCAAGGCATGCGCGACGCCGGCATCGCCACGTCGGTGAAGCATTATCCCGGTTTGGGGTCGGTGAACGGCAACACCGATTTCACCGCGGACGGCATTCTCGACGTCACCACCACCTTGGATGGGGCGGAGATCGGCGCGTTCGACACCGCCATCGAGCAATCCGATCCGGGCATGGTGATGATGTCGCTGGCCACATACCAGGCCATCGATCCGGATAATCCCGCGGTGTTCTCATCCACCCTGATCGACGGGCATCTGCGCGGCGATCTGGGCTATGAGGGCGTGGTCACCTCCGATTCGATGTCCGCCACGGCGCTCAGCGGTTTCTCCCCCGACGAGTTGGGCGTGCGGATGGTCGACGCCGGCGGCGATCTGGCCTGCGTGGGCGTGCTGGATTATGTGCAGCCGATTCTCGACGGATTGAAGCGGCGCGCGGCCTCCGACCCGGAATTCGCCGATAAGGTCACGCGTTCGGCGCAACGGGTGATGACGTTGAAATACGAGATGGGTTTGGCCGTCGAAGGATGA
- a CDS encoding GNAT family N-acetyltransferase — protein MSYVIREADRASDADIQAITDIYNEAVLARSASADIEPRTLEQRRAWVEAHNPRDLYPVVVIEDEETGRIAGFGSLSRLHERAGYDGVVELSYYIGAEWQRQGLGTRMVSWLLDAARERGHRMAATLIFGDNAGSNALMERFGFTRFGLLPGAVRLPGSTHDIAYWYLDL, from the coding sequence ATGAGCTACGTCATCCGCGAGGCGGACCGCGCGTCCGACGCCGATATCCAGGCCATCACCGACATCTACAACGAGGCCGTGCTCGCGCGCTCGGCATCGGCCGACATCGAGCCGCGCACGTTGGAACAGCGCCGCGCATGGGTGGAGGCGCATAATCCGCGCGACCTGTACCCCGTGGTGGTGATCGAGGACGAGGAGACCGGACGCATCGCCGGATTCGGTTCGCTGTCGCGCCTCCACGAACGCGCCGGCTATGACGGCGTCGTGGAACTGAGTTATTACATCGGCGCCGAATGGCAGCGCCAAGGACTGGGCACGCGGATGGTCTCCTGGCTGCTTGACGCCGCGCGCGAACGCGGGCACCGCATGGCCGCCACGCTGATCTTCGGCGACAACGCCGGCTCCAACGCGCTGATGGAGCGCTTCGGCTTCACCCGCTTCGGACTATTGCCCGGGGCGGTCCGACTGCCCGGCTCCACCCACGACATCGCCTACTGGTATCTCGACCTGTGA
- the nadD gene encoding nicotinate-nucleotide adenylyltransferase — translation MSDLSADGDGAVVVAPGIGRRSARGNWHARPRIGIMGGTFDPIHNGHLVAASEVSWVYDLDEVIFVPTGRPVFKLDKNVTNAEDRYLMTVIATASNPKFTVSRVDIDRPGVTYTIDTLRDIRAQHPDAELFFITGADAVAEIMQWKDAGQMWDLAHFVAVTRPGYSTPDGVHLPEGKVDTLEIPALAISSTDVRLRAEHDEPVWYLVPDGVVQYIGKHGLYHRV, via the coding sequence ATGTCGGACCTATCCGCGGACGGGGACGGCGCCGTGGTGGTCGCTCCCGGCATCGGGCGTCGCTCCGCGCGCGGCAACTGGCATGCGCGTCCGCGCATCGGCATCATGGGCGGCACCTTCGACCCGATCCACAACGGCCACTTGGTCGCGGCCTCCGAAGTCTCCTGGGTGTACGACCTCGACGAGGTGATCTTCGTGCCGACGGGCCGGCCGGTGTTCAAACTCGACAAGAACGTCACCAACGCCGAGGACCGGTATCTGATGACCGTGATCGCCACGGCCTCCAATCCGAAGTTCACGGTCAGCCGCGTGGATATCGACCGTCCGGGCGTGACCTACACCATCGACACGCTGCGCGACATCCGCGCCCAGCATCCCGACGCGGAGCTTTTCTTCATCACCGGCGCGGACGCCGTCGCCGAGATCATGCAGTGGAAGGACGCCGGTCAGATGTGGGATCTGGCGCATTTCGTCGCCGTCACCCGCCCCGGCTACTCCACGCCCGACGGCGTGCATCTGCCCGAAGGCAAAGTCGACACCCTGGAGATCCCCGCGCTGGCGATTTCATCGACCGACGTGCGTCTGCGCGCCGAGCACGACGAACCGGTGTGGTATCTCGTACCCGACGGCGTGGTGCAGTACATCGGCAAACACGGGCTCTACCACCGCGTCTGA
- a CDS encoding phosphoribosylglycinamide synthetase, whose protein sequence is MSGDMTDGVTMEGMPSQAAVDDQKLGLGIAAERLSIVRYVFLVQIEDGIASAAQRASLEYADAVLIGWPEADSAEVVELSADQLDTVREQMTAMEEYIRRFSAMESKGDIDGMTDTLIRITERVAEVRRLYQPGFPLPTFAEIRRVVQDEWDEDMDKIDPDQREVTAEEISQEAREQSAEERS, encoded by the coding sequence ATGAGTGGGGATATGACGGACGGCGTCACCATGGAAGGCATGCCTTCTCAGGCCGCGGTGGACGACCAGAAACTGGGATTGGGCATCGCGGCCGAACGCCTCAGCATCGTACGTTACGTGTTCCTCGTGCAGATCGAGGACGGCATCGCCTCCGCGGCGCAACGCGCGTCGCTGGAATACGCCGACGCCGTGCTGATTGGCTGGCCCGAGGCGGATTCCGCGGAGGTGGTGGAGCTCAGCGCCGACCAGCTCGACACCGTGCGCGAGCAGATGACCGCGATGGAGGAGTACATCCGTCGTTTCTCGGCGATGGAAAGCAAAGGCGACATCGACGGCATGACCGACACCCTGATTCGCATCACCGAACGCGTGGCCGAGGTGCGCCGCCTCTACCAGCCCGGCTTCCCCTTGCCCACCTTCGCGGAGATCCGCCGCGTCGTGCAGGACGAATGGGACGAGGACATGGACAAGATCGACCCGGACCAACGGGAGGTCACCGCCGAGGAGATCAGCCAGGAGGCCCGTGAGCAGTCCGCGGAGGAGCGGTCGTGA
- the pth gene encoding aminoacyl-tRNA hydrolase yields the protein MASEFWLIAGLGNPGKKYEDTRHNMGFMTADLLAERWSVHFADHKGLAMLGKGVMNLSGRNVKFFLAKPLTYMNDSGNAVSSIAAYYQIEPDHIIVIHDDMDLDFGRIKVKSGGSAGGHNGIKSIDRSLGTPKYARVRMGVGHARRGGNAHDNTINWVLGGFGPDQRKQLPEFIADGADAAEDIIFQGLAKTQEKYNGR from the coding sequence ATGGCATCGGAATTCTGGCTGATCGCGGGATTGGGCAACCCCGGCAAGAAATATGAGGACACCCGCCACAACATGGGCTTTATGACGGCCGACCTGCTGGCCGAACGTTGGAGCGTGCATTTCGCCGACCACAAGGGGCTCGCCATGCTTGGCAAAGGCGTGATGAACCTTTCGGGCCGCAATGTGAAATTCTTCCTCGCCAAGCCGCTGACCTACATGAACGATTCCGGCAACGCCGTCTCATCGATCGCCGCCTACTACCAGATCGAGCCGGACCATATCATCGTCATCCACGACGATATGGATCTGGACTTCGGCCGCATCAAAGTCAAGTCGGGCGGCTCCGCCGGCGGGCACAACGGCATCAAATCCATCGACCGTTCGCTCGGCACGCCCAAGTACGCGCGCGTGCGCATGGGCGTGGGCCATGCGCGCCGCGGCGGCAACGCTCACGACAACACCATCAACTGGGTGCTCGGCGGCTTCGGCCCCGACCAGCGCAAGCAGCTGCCGGAATTCATCGCCGACGGCGCGGACGCCGCCGAAGACATCATCTTCCAGGGACTTGCCAAAACCCAGGAGAAATACAATGGCCGTTGA
- a CDS encoding UPF0182 family protein: protein MSFFDAFGFMFDPDDDPRRRGTGRASTNGQGDDPIILNVETDGDEPNRTGGTRGPHGPRSPRIANRPSGGGASRGTKILIGVVLALAVVVGLFFALSRFITDLMWYGQLGFQSVVWTQLGVKVGLWIAYAALMALTGFVSAALAIRARPDSADGSTIRVNGDVIEVGKGVSSKTARRVAVVIAAVVGVMFGAQFNANWSEILLMFNAQSFGTTDPQFGLDNGFYVFILPGLRLVMTAVSMLLLVGLVFSVVTHVMMGGIRLTMPTHGRGILNVTKRARRQTAIWLMLNMFALAAQMVLGVFGHLTSQGSRITGAEYTTVNATIPVTFVMAALVAILGVVLGVWLMRSHALEGNAPVGVRAAAALKAWRTPVVAIAAVLVVGLVLTVVWPTVLQRFKVNPNAQEMESTYIQRNIDATRAAYGLDDVTVEQYEATTEGESGALSEEAESTAQIRLLDPQVVSPTFKQLQQSKQYYTFADTLAVDKYEIDGVSQDTVIAARELNLEGNDNRNWVNDHTVYTHGYGIVAAYGNKVTADGQPEFFEYGIPTQGALTESEQYEPRIYFSPNITEYSIVGAPEGTESWEFDYPTGSEGALTTFDGDGGPSVGNLFSRVLYAIRFGSDQILFSDRVTSESQILYDRSPRERVAKVAPYLTLDGRVYPAVVDGRVKWIVDGYTTSDAYPYSQMTDLGEATEDSTTVTSDTVQGLGSQNANYIRNSVKATVDAYDGSVDLYVWDESDPVIKAWQQIFPGQYHSLSEISGDLMSHLRYPESLFKVQRELLAKYHVTSASQYYSGEDFWQTPVDPTESEDQQEQDILQPPYYLTLQTGGNSEPVFSLTSTYIPAGTSTREILTGFLSVDSDAGDEAGVIGENYGTLRLQELPKDSNVPGPGQAQNNFNANADVSKELNLLQSGSTQVVRGNLLTLPLGGGLVYVQPVYVKSSGATSFPLLKKTLVAFGDQVGFADTLDEALNQVFGGDSGASAGDAENAADDSASSDGTSSDSGVDTDTGGDGTADGATDGSTTDGDTGSTGGGTELQQALEEAAQAMKDADAAMKNGDWSAYGEAQKQLEESINKALELGE, encoded by the coding sequence ATGTCATTCTTTGATGCTTTTGGTTTTATGTTCGACCCCGATGACGACCCGCGACGCCGCGGAACCGGCCGCGCCTCAACGAACGGACAAGGTGACGATCCGATCATCCTCAACGTCGAAACCGACGGCGACGAGCCCAACCGCACGGGCGGAACCCGCGGCCCGCATGGCCCGCGCTCGCCGCGAATCGCCAACCGGCCGAGCGGGGGCGGTGCCTCTCGCGGCACCAAGATCCTCATCGGCGTGGTGCTCGCGCTGGCGGTGGTCGTCGGACTGTTCTTCGCGCTGTCCCGCTTCATCACCGATCTGATGTGGTACGGCCAGCTCGGCTTCCAGTCGGTGGTCTGGACGCAACTCGGCGTCAAGGTCGGCCTGTGGATCGCCTACGCGGCGCTGATGGCCCTGACCGGCTTCGTCTCCGCCGCCCTCGCCATCCGCGCCCGCCCGGATTCGGCCGACGGCTCGACCATCCGCGTGAACGGCGACGTGATCGAAGTGGGCAAGGGCGTGAGCTCGAAAACCGCCCGCCGTGTGGCCGTCGTGATCGCCGCCGTGGTCGGCGTGATGTTCGGCGCGCAGTTCAACGCCAACTGGAGTGAGATCCTGCTCATGTTCAACGCGCAGAGCTTCGGCACCACCGACCCGCAGTTCGGCCTCGACAACGGCTTCTACGTGTTCATACTGCCCGGCCTGCGTCTCGTGATGACCGCCGTGTCCATGCTGCTGCTCGTGGGACTGGTGTTCTCCGTCGTGACGCATGTGATGATGGGCGGCATCCGACTGACCATGCCCACCCACGGCCGCGGCATCCTCAACGTCACCAAGCGCGCCCGCCGACAGACCGCCATCTGGCTGATGCTCAACATGTTCGCGCTCGCCGCGCAGATGGTGCTGGGCGTGTTCGGCCACCTCACCTCGCAGGGCAGCCGCATCACCGGCGCCGAATACACCACGGTCAACGCCACCATCCCCGTCACCTTCGTGATGGCCGCCCTGGTCGCCATCCTCGGCGTGGTGCTCGGCGTGTGGCTGATGCGCTCGCACGCGCTCGAAGGCAACGCCCCGGTGGGCGTGCGAGCCGCCGCGGCGCTCAAGGCCTGGCGCACTCCGGTCGTGGCCATCGCCGCCGTCCTCGTTGTGGGACTCGTGCTCACCGTGGTGTGGCCGACGGTGCTGCAGCGTTTCAAAGTCAACCCGAACGCGCAGGAGATGGAATCCACCTACATCCAGCGCAACATCGACGCCACGCGCGCCGCCTACGGGCTCGACGACGTCACGGTCGAACAGTACGAGGCCACCACCGAAGGCGAGTCCGGCGCCCTGAGCGAGGAGGCGGAGTCCACCGCGCAGATCCGCCTGCTCGACCCGCAGGTCGTCTCGCCGACCTTCAAACAGCTGCAGCAGTCGAAGCAGTACTACACCTTCGCCGACACGCTCGCCGTCGACAAATACGAGATCGACGGCGTGAGCCAGGACACGGTGATCGCCGCCCGCGAGCTCAACCTCGAAGGCAACGACAACCGCAACTGGGTCAACGACCACACCGTGTACACGCATGGCTACGGCATCGTGGCCGCCTACGGCAACAAGGTGACCGCGGACGGACAGCCTGAGTTCTTCGAATACGGCATCCCCACCCAGGGCGCGCTCACCGAATCCGAACAGTACGAGCCGCGCATCTACTTCTCGCCCAACATCACGGAATACTCGATCGTCGGCGCGCCGGAAGGCACCGAATCCTGGGAGTTCGACTATCCGACCGGCTCCGAAGGCGCGTTGACCACCTTCGACGGCGACGGAGGCCCCTCGGTGGGCAACCTGTTCTCACGCGTGCTCTACGCGATCCGCTTCGGCTCCGACCAGATCCTCTTCTCCGACCGTGTGACCAGCGAATCGCAGATCCTCTACGACCGCTCCCCGCGCGAGCGCGTCGCCAAGGTCGCCCCCTACCTGACGCTCGATGGCCGTGTGTATCCGGCCGTGGTGGACGGCCGCGTCAAGTGGATCGTCGACGGCTACACCACCTCCGACGCCTATCCGTATTCGCAGATGACCGATCTGGGCGAGGCCACCGAGGACTCCACCACCGTCACCTCCGACACGGTGCAGGGACTGGGCAGCCAGAACGCCAACTACATCCGCAACTCGGTCAAGGCCACGGTCGACGCCTACGACGGCTCCGTGGACCTGTACGTGTGGGATGAGAGCGACCCGGTGATCAAGGCCTGGCAGCAGATCTTCCCCGGCCAATACCACTCGCTCTCCGAGATCTCCGGCGACCTGATGAGCCATCTGCGCTATCCGGAAAGCCTGTTCAAGGTGCAGCGCGAACTGCTCGCCAAATATCATGTGACCTCCGCCAGCCAGTACTACTCCGGCGAGGACTTCTGGCAGACGCCGGTCGACCCCACCGAGTCCGAGGACCAGCAGGAGCAGGACATTCTGCAGCCGCCGTACTATCTGACCCTGCAGACCGGAGGCAACTCCGAACCCGTGTTCTCGCTGACCTCCACCTATATCCCCGCCGGCACCTCGACGCGTGAGATCCTCACCGGGTTCCTTTCGGTCGACTCCGACGCGGGAGACGAGGCCGGCGTGATAGGGGAGAACTACGGCACCCTGCGATTGCAGGAGCTGCCCAAGGACTCCAACGTGCCAGGCCCGGGGCAGGCGCAGAACAACTTCAACGCGAACGCCGACGTCTCCAAAGAGCTCAACCTGCTGCAATCCGGCTCCACGCAGGTGGTGCGCGGCAATCTGCTCACCCTGCCGCTCGGCGGCGGACTGGTGTACGTGCAGCCCGTGTACGTCAAATCGTCGGGCGCGACCAGCTTCCCGCTGCTTAAGAAGACGCTGGTCGCCTTCGGCGATCAGGTCGGATTCGCGGACACGTTGGACGAGGCGTTGAACCAGGTGTTCGGCGGCGACTCCGGCGCCTCCGCGGGCGACGCGGAGAACGCGGCCGATGACTCCGCATCGTCCGACGGCACGTCGTCCGACTCCGGCGTCGATACCGACACCGGGGGCGATGGCACCGCCGACGGCGCCACGGATGGATCGACCACCGATGGCGACACCGGATCGACCGGCGGCGGCACCGAGCTGCAGCAGGCGCTTGAGGAGGCCGCCCAAGCCATGAAGGACGCCGACGCCGCCATGAAGAACGGCGATTGGAGCGCCTACGGCGAAGCCCAGAAACAGCTCGAGGAGTCCATCAACAAGGCGCTCGAACTCGGCGAATAA